A DNA window from Maribellus comscasis contains the following coding sequences:
- a CDS encoding DUF302 domain-containing protein: MKSKLSVFIGGVAAGIVVPFLVILFVLPGQMFIVNESKLGFDETLQTIEESVKENGWSMPHQYNLQATMQKNGFDVQPVKVISLCNPVHAHEILKGDNERMVSALMPCRVAVYEKNGKTYVSMLNAGLFSKFLGNKVSEVMNVATKENLKILEPVINN; encoded by the coding sequence ATGAAGAGTAAATTATCGGTATTTATAGGCGGAGTAGCTGCCGGAATAGTGGTTCCTTTTTTGGTAATATTGTTTGTATTACCTGGGCAGATGTTTATTGTGAATGAAAGTAAACTTGGGTTTGATGAGACTTTGCAAACGATTGAAGAATCGGTAAAAGAGAATGGCTGGAGTATGCCGCATCAGTACAATTTACAGGCCACAATGCAGAAAAATGGATTTGATGTGCAGCCAGTGAAAGTGATTTCTTTATGTAATCCGGTACATGCGCATGAAATTTTAAAAGGAGATAATGAAAGAATGGTTTCAGCCTTAATGCCTTGTCGTGTTGCTGTTTATGAGAAAAATGGAAAGACTTATGTTTCCATGTTGAATGCCGGTTTATTTTCAAAATTTTTAGGCAATAAAGTCAGCGAAGTGATGAATGTTGCTACAAAAGAAAATCTAAAAATTTTAGAACCTGTAATAAACAATTAA
- a CDS encoding heavy-metal-associated domain-containing protein, with protein sequence MKKYLYVFVVLAFVACQPANKEKKSGQDQPANAELVETIVNVGGMHCDMCVNSIEKGVNELEGISFVKANLEDSTAVVKYDASKTDLAHIEAAIEKRGYSIKKGS encoded by the coding sequence ATGAAAAAGTATTTGTATGTTTTTGTGGTATTGGCATTTGTTGCATGTCAGCCGGCAAACAAAGAAAAAAAATCGGGACAGGATCAGCCGGCGAATGCTGAATTGGTTGAGACCATTGTAAATGTCGGAGGAATGCATTGCGATATGTGCGTAAATTCTATCGAAAAAGGAGTCAACGAATTGGAAGGAATAAGTTTTGTAAAGGCAAACCTGGAAGATTCTACGGCAGTTGTAAAATACGATGCCTCGAAAACCGATTTAGCCCATATTGAAGCTGCAATTGAAAAACGCGGGTATTCAATAAAAAAGGGGTCGTAG
- the carB gene encoding carbamoyl-phosphate synthase (glutamine-hydrolyzing) large subunit yields MIETHIKKAVILGSGALKIGEAGEFDYSGSQALKALKEEGVETVLINPNIATIQTSENIADKIYFLPVTPFFVEEVIKKEKPQGILLAFGGQTALNCGVALFESGVLEKYNIEVVGTPVQSIIDTEDRDIFAKMLGEINVKTPQSIAASNMSEARAAAQKVGFPIIIRAAYTLGGLGSGFCENEEELEALASKAFSYSPQILVEESIKGWKEVEYEVVRDKYDNCITVCNMENFDPLGIHTGESIVVAPSQTLSNAEYHKLRAISIKIIRRVGVVGECNVQFALDPYSEDYRVIEVNARLSRSSALASKATGYPLAFVAAKLGLGYGLHQLKNSVTKVTTAAFEPALDYCVVKIPRWDLNKFIGVSKNIGSSMKSVGEIMAIGRTFEEAIQKGIRMVGLGMHGFVGNRDEINIQEIEEELSNPTDRRIFAIAEAFNKGFSVDEIYDKTKIDRWFLQKLKNIFLIKKELLKFEKLEELPVDLLKIAKQAGFSDFQIARLVINSPNKNIHEDLLRVREYRKANGIVPVVKQIDTLAGEYPAQTNYLYLTHNGSEHDIDFYNDNKSVIVLGSGAYRIGSSVEFDWCSVNAVETIKKENYRSVMINYNPETVSTDYDICDRLYFDELTFERVMDVFDLENPYGVVVSMGGQIPNNLAMKLHGQNVPVLGTSPLKIDNAEDREKFSSLLDELKVDQPRWARLSTIDEIHKFVDEVGYPVLIRPSYVLSGAAMNVVSNPDQLEHFLEMAANVSKEHPVVVTEFIEQAKEIEIDAVANKGEIVAYAISEHVEFAGVHSGDATIVFPPQKLYVETIRRVKKIARQTAKGLEITGPFNMQFLAKDNDIKVIECNLRASRSFPFVSKVMKINLIEIATKVMLGIDVPKPDKSLFELDYVGVKAPQFSFARLLNADPVLGVDMASTGEVACIGESYYEAILKSMLSVGYNFPKKNILISSGPSRGKIELLESARLLKEKGYNIFATEGTHRFFSDNGIENTLLHWPDEEDRHPNTIEYLKEKKIDLVINIPKNYTKRELKNGYKIRRNSIDFNIPLITNARVASAFIYGICKYNIEDITIKGWNEY; encoded by the coding sequence ATGATAGAAACACATATTAAAAAAGCAGTCATCCTCGGTTCGGGGGCATTAAAAATCGGAGAGGCCGGAGAATTTGATTATTCCGGTTCACAGGCGTTAAAAGCACTCAAAGAAGAAGGTGTTGAAACCGTACTCATCAATCCGAATATTGCTACGATTCAAACCTCAGAGAATATTGCCGATAAAATTTATTTCCTCCCGGTTACACCCTTTTTTGTTGAAGAGGTTATCAAAAAGGAAAAACCACAAGGTATTTTGCTTGCTTTCGGAGGACAAACCGCGCTGAACTGCGGAGTTGCTCTGTTTGAATCCGGTGTCCTGGAAAAATACAACATTGAAGTTGTTGGAACGCCGGTTCAGTCGATAATTGATACAGAAGATCGCGATATTTTTGCCAAAATGCTGGGTGAAATCAATGTAAAGACCCCACAAAGTATCGCAGCTTCAAATATGTCGGAAGCAAGAGCAGCGGCACAAAAGGTAGGATTTCCTATTATTATCAGGGCGGCCTACACACTGGGAGGATTAGGTAGTGGTTTCTGTGAAAATGAAGAAGAACTGGAAGCACTTGCATCAAAAGCGTTTTCCTATTCACCCCAAATTTTAGTTGAAGAATCAATAAAAGGGTGGAAGGAAGTCGAGTACGAAGTGGTTCGCGACAAATACGATAACTGTATTACAGTGTGTAATATGGAAAATTTTGATCCGCTGGGGATTCATACCGGTGAAAGTATTGTTGTTGCTCCGTCGCAAACACTATCGAATGCTGAATACCATAAGCTGCGTGCAATTTCAATCAAAATTATCCGCCGGGTTGGTGTCGTCGGTGAATGTAATGTTCAGTTTGCGCTCGACCCGTACTCAGAAGATTATCGGGTTATTGAGGTAAATGCCCGCTTATCGCGTTCATCGGCACTGGCATCAAAAGCAACGGGTTACCCGCTGGCGTTTGTGGCTGCCAAGCTGGGACTAGGATATGGTTTACACCAGTTGAAAAACTCGGTCACAAAAGTTACAACGGCAGCATTTGAGCCGGCACTCGATTATTGTGTCGTAAAAATTCCACGCTGGGATTTGAATAAATTTATTGGCGTTTCCAAAAACATAGGAAGCTCCATGAAGAGTGTGGGTGAGATCATGGCAATCGGCCGAACCTTTGAAGAAGCCATTCAAAAGGGTATCCGAATGGTTGGATTGGGAATGCATGGTTTTGTTGGAAACCGGGATGAAATCAATATTCAGGAAATTGAAGAGGAACTTTCAAATCCGACTGACAGAAGGATCTTTGCCATTGCCGAAGCATTTAATAAAGGATTTTCTGTTGATGAAATTTACGATAAAACAAAAATTGACCGTTGGTTTTTACAAAAACTAAAAAACATCTTCCTGATAAAAAAGGAATTGCTGAAATTTGAAAAACTGGAAGAACTGCCGGTTGATTTATTAAAGATTGCAAAACAAGCCGGATTTTCTGATTTTCAAATTGCCAGACTCGTGATAAACAGCCCGAACAAAAATATTCATGAAGATTTGTTGCGGGTGCGGGAATACAGAAAAGCAAACGGTATTGTTCCGGTAGTAAAACAAATAGATACGCTGGCGGGGGAATATCCGGCACAAACCAACTACCTGTATCTTACGCACAACGGCTCCGAACACGATATTGATTTTTACAACGATAATAAATCAGTAATCGTTCTTGGCTCCGGGGCTTACCGGATTGGAAGTTCGGTAGAATTTGACTGGTGTAGTGTAAATGCAGTGGAAACCATCAAAAAAGAAAATTACCGTTCGGTGATGATCAACTACAACCCGGAAACCGTTAGTACAGACTATGATATCTGCGACCGGCTTTATTTTGACGAACTGACTTTTGAGCGGGTAATGGATGTTTTCGATTTGGAAAATCCTTACGGAGTTGTGGTTTCAATGGGTGGCCAGATTCCGAACAACCTCGCCATGAAACTGCACGGACAAAATGTTCCGGTTCTGGGAACTTCTCCTCTTAAAATTGACAATGCAGAAGATCGTGAAAAATTCTCTTCACTTTTGGATGAACTGAAAGTGGATCAACCTCGCTGGGCACGACTTTCAACCATTGATGAAATTCACAAATTTGTAGATGAAGTGGGTTATCCGGTGCTTATTCGTCCGTCGTATGTTTTATCCGGCGCTGCGATGAATGTGGTTTCCAACCCCGACCAGTTGGAACATTTCCTCGAAATGGCTGCCAATGTATCAAAAGAACACCCGGTGGTTGTTACTGAGTTTATCGAACAGGCCAAGGAAATTGAAATTGATGCAGTAGCCAATAAAGGAGAAATTGTTGCTTACGCCATTTCTGAACATGTTGAATTTGCAGGAGTTCATTCGGGTGATGCGACCATCGTTTTTCCTCCGCAGAAACTGTACGTGGAAACCATCAGAAGAGTAAAAAAGATTGCACGCCAAACGGCCAAAGGGCTTGAAATTACCGGCCCATTTAACATGCAGTTTTTGGCAAAAGACAATGATATCAAAGTCATCGAATGCAACCTCCGGGCATCGCGGAGTTTCCCCTTTGTTTCAAAGGTGATGAAAATTAACCTGATTGAAATTGCAACAAAAGTGATGCTGGGAATCGATGTTCCGAAACCCGATAAGTCGTTGTTCGAGCTGGATTATGTAGGAGTAAAAGCACCTCAGTTTTCCTTTGCGCGTTTATTAAATGCCGATCCTGTTTTGGGGGTCGATATGGCTTCTACAGGAGAAGTTGCCTGTATTGGAGAAAGCTATTACGAAGCTATTTTGAAATCGATGCTTTCTGTGGGTTATAATTTCCCCAAAAAGAACATTTTGATTTCATCCGGTCCGTCGAGAGGTAAAATAGAATTGCTGGAAAGTGCCAGATTGTTAAAAGAAAAAGGATACAATATTTTCGCTACGGAGGGAACGCACCGTTTCTTCTCGGATAATGGAATAGAAAACACCTTGTTGCACTGGCCTGATGAAGAAGACAGGCATCCGAATACCATAGAATATTTAAAAGAGAAAAAAATTGATTTGGTGATAAATATTCCAAAAAATTATACAAAAAGGGAATTAAAAAACGGCTATAAAATCCGCAGGAATTCAATTGATTTTAATATTCCGCTTATTACCAATGCGCGGGTGGCAAGTGCCTTTATTTACGGAATTTGTAAATACAACATTGAAGATATTACGATTAAAGGCTGGAATGAATATTAA
- the carA gene encoding glutamine-hydrolyzing carbamoyl-phosphate synthase small subunit: MLKVKQAKLTLEDGTVFTGKSFGSENSVAGEVVFYTAMTGYPESLTDPSYTGQILVSTYPMIGNYGVPFDSKENGIHKFYESHKLHISGLIISDYSFEFSHWNAQKSLSDWLKEYEVPGLFDIDTRALTKILREKGSMLGKIEFENETIDFYDPNLENLVAKASCINREEYGDGEHRVVLVDCGVKNNIIRCLLDRDATVIRVPWDYDFTKEDYDGVFISNGPGDPAMCMETVGYIKQIVEEDKPVMGICLGNQLLALAAGAQTYKLKYGHRSHNQPVILKNTNRCYITSQNHGYAVETETLPPDWEILFTNANDNTNEGIKHKSKPFFSTQFHPEASSGPTDTEFLFDDFIDNIKKYKGLGN, translated from the coding sequence ATGTTAAAAGTAAAACAAGCAAAACTCACCCTGGAAGACGGGACTGTTTTTACAGGAAAATCGTTTGGAAGTGAAAATTCGGTAGCTGGCGAAGTTGTTTTTTACACAGCAATGACCGGCTACCCGGAGAGTTTGACAGACCCATCATATACAGGACAGATTCTGGTATCGACCTACCCGATGATTGGAAATTATGGTGTCCCGTTTGATTCAAAAGAAAATGGAATTCATAAGTTTTACGAATCTCACAAATTACACATTAGCGGGTTAATAATTTCGGATTATTCCTTTGAGTTCAGCCATTGGAATGCTCAAAAAAGTTTGTCTGACTGGCTCAAAGAATACGAAGTTCCGGGTCTTTTCGACATCGACACACGAGCCTTAACAAAAATTTTACGTGAAAAAGGATCGATGTTAGGAAAAATTGAGTTTGAAAACGAAACCATCGATTTTTACGACCCAAACCTGGAAAATCTGGTTGCGAAAGCAAGTTGTATCAATAGGGAAGAATATGGAGACGGTGAACACCGCGTTGTACTGGTAGATTGTGGTGTAAAAAACAACATTATCCGCTGTTTGCTTGACAGAGATGCTACAGTAATCAGAGTTCCGTGGGATTATGATTTTACAAAGGAAGACTACGATGGTGTTTTTATTTCCAACGGTCCGGGCGACCCGGCCATGTGCATGGAAACAGTAGGCTATATAAAACAAATTGTTGAGGAAGACAAACCGGTTATGGGAATTTGTTTGGGAAACCAGCTTTTGGCATTGGCTGCCGGCGCTCAAACCTACAAATTAAAATACGGACACCGGAGTCATAACCAACCGGTAATCCTGAAAAATACAAACCGTTGTTATATCACCTCGCAAAACCATGGTTACGCTGTTGAAACTGAAACCCTTCCACCTGACTGGGAAATACTTTTCACCAATGCCAACGATAACACAAACGAGGGTATAAAACATAAAAGCAAACCATTCTTTTCCACACAGTTTCACCCGGAAGCTTCAAGTGGGCCTACTGATACGGAATTTTTGTTTGATGACTTTATCGACAACATCAAAAAGTACAAAGGATTGGGGAATTAG
- a CDS encoding arginine repressor gives MKKKVERQLEIRKIILNGKVHSQEELLMQLRKNGFELTQATLSRDLKVLQVAKVPHPTKGYIYTVPGAEKEEVSSERNRVNFLADGFKDIQFSGNLAVVKTSPGYANSIAAVIDKAEPWEIIGTVAGDDTILLIQREGIAKTDLVNALINVMPNLRGKL, from the coding sequence ATGAAAAAAAAGGTAGAAAGGCAACTTGAAATCAGAAAAATAATTTTGAATGGCAAGGTTCACAGCCAGGAGGAATTATTGATGCAGCTGAGAAAAAACGGCTTTGAATTAACGCAGGCAACATTGTCGCGTGATTTAAAAGTTTTGCAGGTTGCCAAAGTGCCACATCCTACTAAAGGATATATATATACCGTTCCGGGAGCAGAAAAGGAAGAGGTTTCAAGTGAAAGAAACCGTGTTAACTTTTTGGCTGACGGATTTAAAGATATTCAATTCTCAGGCAACCTGGCTGTAGTAAAAACATCACCCGGTTATGCCAACAGTATTGCCGCTGTGATTGACAAAGCCGAGCCCTGGGAGATTATCGGGACGGTTGCAGGAGACGATACAATTCTTCTTATTCAGAGAGAAGGAATTGCAAAAACAGATTTAGTAAATGCGTTAATAAATGTAATGCCCAATTTGAGGGGCAAATTGTAA